In one window of Brassica rapa cultivar Chiifu-401-42 chromosome A07, CAAS_Brap_v3.01, whole genome shotgun sequence DNA:
- the LOC103832481 gene encoding DEAD-box ATP-dependent RNA helicase 35 — protein MEVDDDYVEYVPVAKRRALEEQKILQRKGKVLEVEEEASEKEKLAESKPSLLVQATQLKRDVPEVSATEQIILQEKEMMEHLSDKKTLMSVRELAKGITYTEPLLTGWKPPLRIRKMSRKQMDLIRKQWHIIVSGEDIPPPIKSFEDMKFEKPILDTLREKGIVQPTPIQVQGLPVILSGRDMIGIAFTGSGKTMVFVLPMIMIALQEEMMMPIGPGEGPIGLIVCPSRELARQTYEVVEQFVAPLVKAGFAPLRSLLCIGGVDMRSQLDVVKRGVHIVVATPGRLKDLLAKKKMNLDACRYLTLDEADRLVDLGFEDDIREVFDHFKSQRQTLLFSATMPTKIQIFARSALVKPVTVNVGRAGAANLDVIQEVEYVKQEAKIVYLLECLQKTSPPVLIFCENKADVDDIHEYLLLKGVEAVAIHGGKDQEDREYAISSFKAGKKDVLVATDVASKGLDFPDIQHVINYDMPAEIENYVHRIGRTGRCGKTGIATTFINKNQSETTLLDLKHLLQEAKQRIPPVLAELKDPMEEAENIANASGVKGCAYCGGLGHRIRDCPKLEQQKSVAISNSRKDYFGSGGYRGEI, from the exons ATGGAAGTAGACGATGATTACGTGGAGTATGTTCCAGTTGCGAAGCGTAGAGCGCTGGAAGAGCAGAAGATTCTTCAACGGAAGGGCAAAGTGTTGGAGGTGGAGGAAGAAGCTTCGGAGAAGGAGAAGCTCGCCGAATCCAAACCTAGCTTGCTCGTCCAAGCAACTCAGCTCAAGCGTGACGTACCCGAAGTCAGTGCTACCGAGCAAATCATCCTACAAGAGAAGGAGATGATGGAGCATCTCTCTGATAAGAAGACGCTCATGTCTGTTCGTGAGTTAGCCAAAGGTATCACTTACACAGAGCCTCTCTTAACAGGTTGGAAACCTCCTTTGCGTATTAGGAAGATGTCTAGGAAGCAGATGGATTTGATCAGGAAGCAGTGGCATATCATTGTTAGCGGTGAAGACATTCCTCCTCCCATCAAGAGCTTCGAGGATATGAAGTTCGAGAAACCTATTTTGGATACGCTCAGGGAGAAAGGGATTGTGCAGCCCACTCCTATTCAAGTTCAGGGTCTTCCTGTGATTTTGTCTGGGAGAGATATGATTGGGATTGCCTTCACTGGTTCCGGGAAGACGATGGTTTTCGTGCTTCCCATGATCATGATTGCTCTCCAGGAGGAGATGATGATGCCTATTGGTCCTGGAGAAGGCCCCATTGGCCTTATTGTTTGCCCTTCTAGAGAGCTTGCTAGGCAGACTTACGAAGTTGTTGAACAGTTTGTGGCTCCTTTGGTCAAGGCTGGATTCGCGCCTTTGAGGTCTTTGCTATGCATTGGAGGTGTCGATATGAGGTCCCAGTTGGATGTTGTCAAGAGAGGTGTTCACATTGTTGTTGCTACCCCTGGGAGGTTGAAGGATTTGCTCGCCAAGAAAAAGATGAACTTAGATGCCTGCAG GTACCTGACGCTGGATGAGGCAGATAGGTTGGTTGATTTGGGTTTCGAAGATGACATTAGGGAAGTCTTTGACCATTTCAAGTCTCAGCGTCAAACACTTCTCTTCTCTGCCACAATGCCCACCAAAATTCAAATCTTTGCCAGAAGTGCTCTGGTGAAACCTGTGACAGTCAACGTAGGAAGAGCCGGAGCTGCGAATCTCGATGTTATCCAGGAGGTTGAATACGTCAAACAAGAAGCAAAGATTGTTTACCTCCTTGAGTGCCTGCAGAAAACCTCTCCGCCGGTTTTAATTTTCTGTGAGAACAAGGCTGATGTTGATGATATCCACGAGTACTTGTTACTGAAAGGAGTGGAAGCTGTTGCTATACACGGAGGTAAAGATCAGGAGGACAGAGAGTACGCAATCTCTTCGTTCAAAGCTGGGAAGAAAGACGTCTTGGTCGCCACTGACGTTGCTTCAAAAGGGTTAGACTTCCCTGATATTCAGCACGTCATAAACTACGACATGCCTGCGGAGATTGAGAACTATGTGCACAGGATAGGAAGAACAGGTCGGTGTGGGAAAACAGGGATAGCAACTACGTTTATAAACAAGAACCAAAGCGAGACCACGCTGCTTGATCTGAAACACTTGCTGCAAGAAGCTAAACAGAGGATTCCACCTGTCCTTGCTGAGCTGAAGGATCCGATGGAGGAAGCAGAGAATATTGCTAATGCAAGTGGTGTCAAGGGTTGTGCTTACTGTGGGGGTCTGGGACATCGTATTAGAGACTGTCCGAAACTGGAGCAGCAGAAGAGTGTGGCCATATCTAACTCTAGGAAAGACTACTTCGGCTCTGGTGGATACAGAGGAGAGATATAA
- the AVP1-2 gene encoding uncharacterized protein LOC103832483 — MTGKALLPELWTEILVPVCAVVGIAFSLFQWYIVSGVKLTADRGASSESEDGKNGNEDYLIEEEEGVNDESVVAKCAEIQTAISEGATSFLFTEYKYVGVFMVLFAAIIFLFLGSVQGFSTKSQPCTYDKTRTCKPALATAVFSTISFVLGAVTSVLSGFLGMKIATYANARTTLEARRGVGKAFIVAFRSGAVMGFLLAANGLLVLYITINLFKIYYGDDWEGLFESITGYGLGGSSMALFGRVGGGIYTKAADVGADLVGKVERNIPEDDPRNPAVIADNVGDNVGDIAGMGSDLFGSYAESSCAALVVASISSFGINHDFTAMLFPLLISSVGILVCLITTLYATDISEIKAVKEIEPALKNQLIISTVIMTAGIALVSWIGLPSSFTIFNFGTQKVVKNWELFLCVAVGLWAGLIIGFVTEYYTSNAYSPVQDVADSCRTGAATNVIFGLALGYKSVIIPIFAIAVSIFVSFSFAAMYGVAVAALGMLSTIATGLAIDAYGPISDNAGGIAEMAGMSHRIRERTDALDAAGNTTAAIGKGFAIGSAALVSLALFGAFVSRAGVQTVDVLTPKVVIGLLVGAMLPYWFSAMTMKSVGSAALKMVEEVRRQFNTIPGLMEGTAKPDYATCVKISTDASIKEMIPPGCLVMLTPLIVGFFFGVETLSGVLAGSLVSGVQIAISASNTGGAWDNAKKYIEAGASEHARSLGPKGSEPHKAAVIGDTIGDPLKDTSGPSLNILIKLMAVESLVFAPFFATHGGFLFRIFS; from the exons atgACGGGGAAGGCGTTGTTACCGGAGCTTTGGACGGAGATTTTGGTGCCGGTGTGCGCGGTGGTGGGAATCGCCTTCTCGCTGTTCCAGTGGTATATAGTCTCTGGCGTGAAACTCACCGCCGATCGTGGCGCGTCTTCGGAAAGTGAAGACGGGAAGAATGGAAATGAGGATTATCTGATAGAGGAAGAGGAAGGGGTTAATGATGAGAGCGTCGTTGCCAAATGCGCTGAGATTCAGACCGCTATATCTGAAG GTGCAACCTCATTTCTATTCACCGAGTACAAATACGTTGGCGTCTTCATGGTTCTCTTCGCCGCCATCATCTTTCTCTTCCTCGGCTCTGTCCAAGGCTTCAGCACCAAGAGCCAGCCTTGCACTTACGACAAGACCAGAACATGCAAGCCTGCCCTCGCCACCGCCGTCTTCAGCACCATCTCCTTCGTCCTCGGCGCGGTGACCTCAGTCCTCTCTGGCTTTCTCGGGATGAAGATCGCCACTTACGCCAACGCTAGAACCACCCTGGAAGCGAGGAGAGGCGTTGGGAAGGCCTTCATCGTTGCGTTCAGGTCTGGCGCTGTGATGGGTTTCCTTCTCGCTGCGAACGGTCTCTTGGTTCTTTACATTACTATCAACCTCTTCAAGATTTACTACGGTGATGACTGGGAAGGTCTCTTTGAGTCCATCACTGGTTATGGGCTTGGTGGATCTTCCATGGCGCTCTTTGGTAGAGTTGGTGGTGGGATCTACACCAAGGctgctgatgttggtgctgacCTTGTGGGAAAAGTAGAAAGGAATATTCCAGAAGATGATCCAAGAAACCCTGCT GTGATTGCTGATAATGTGGGTGACAATGTTGGTGACATTGCTGGGATGGGCTCTGATCTGTTTGGATCATACGCAGAATCATCTTGTGCTGCGCTTGTTGTTGCTTCCATCTCCTCCTTTGGAATCAACCATGACTTCACTGCCATGTTGTTCCCCTTGCTCATCAGTTCAGTGGGAATCTTGGTTTGTTTGATCACTACCCTCTATGCAACCGACATCTCTGAGATTAAGGCTGTTAAGGAGATTGAACCTGCGTTGAAAAACCAGCTTATCATTTCGACGGTTATCATGACTGCTGGAATAGCTCTAGTGTCGTGGATTGGGTTACCATCTTCCTTCACCATCTTCAACTTTGGGACACAGAAAGTTGTGAAAAACTG GGAGCTATTCCTGTGTGTTGCTGTTGGTCTCTGGGCTGGACTCATTATCGGCTTTGTTACTGAATACTACACAAGTAATGCATACAG CCCTGTGCAAGACGTGGCAGATTCATGCAGGACCGGAGCAGCAACCAACGTTATATTCGGACTTGCTCTTGGATACAAATCCGTCATCATTCCAATCTTTGCGATTGCTGTCAGTATATTCGTTAGCTTCAGCTTTGCTGCCATGTACGGTGTGGCGGTTGCTGCTCTTGGGATGCTCAGTACCATTGCAACTGGTTTGGCGATTGATGCTTATGGTCCGATCAGTGACAATGCTGGTGGCATTGCTGAGATGGCTGGAATGAGCCATCGCATCCGAGAAAGAACCGACGCTCTTGATGCTGCTGGTAACACCACTGCTGCTATCGGAAAG GGTTTTGCGATTGGCTCTGCTGCTCTTGTGTCTTTGGCGTTGTTTGGTGCATTTGTGAGCCGAGCAGGAGTACAGACGGTGGATGTGTTGACCCCAAAGGTGGTGATAGGGCTGCTAGTTGGAGCGATGCTTCCTTATTGGTTCTCTGCAATGACGATGAAGAGCGTGGGAAGTGCAGCTCTTAAGATGGTGGAAGAAGTGAGGAGGCAGTTCAACACCATCCCCGGACTCATGGAAGGTACCGCGAAACCAGACTATGCAACATGCGTCAAGATATCAACGGATGCTTCCATCAAGGAGATGATTCCTCCTGGTTGCCTTGTCATGCTTACTCCTCTCATTGTCGGTTTCTTCTTCGGCGTTGAGACCCTCTCTGGTGTCCTCGCTGGCTCCCTTGTCTCAGGAGTTCAGATTGCTATATCAGCATCTAACACTGGAGGAGCCTGGGACAATGCCAAGAAGTACATTGAG GCGGGGGCATCAGAGCACGCGAGGAGCTTAGGACCAAAAGGGTCAGAGCCACACAAGGCAGCAGTGATAGGTGACACAATAGGAGACCCACTGAAGGATACATCAGGACCGTCGCTTAACATATTGATAAAGCTAATGGCTGTTGAGTCTCTCGTCTTTGCTCCCTTCTTTGCCACGCATGGAGGTTTCCTCTTCAGGATCTTCTCGTGA
- the LOC103832484 gene encoding glycerol-3-phosphate dehydrogenase SDP6, mitochondrial — MYAASFRRLASGVAFIATASGGAVLSLASSDKDRTIVESLRRTIGDPTASVPPRSVQESALSGASLSNPLDLLVIGGGATGSGVALDAATRGLRVGLVERDDFSSGTSSRSTKLIHGGVRYLEKAVFNLDYGQLRLVFHALEERKQLIENAPHLCHALPCMTPCFSWFEVVYFWMGLKMYDLVAGPRLLHLSRYYSAKQSVELFPTLASKGKDKSTTLTGTVVYYDGQMNDSRVNVGLACTAALAGASVLNHAEVVSLIRDGVSQRVIGARIRNNLSGKEFDTYAKVVVNAAGPFCDSVRKMADGESKPMICPSSGVHIVLPDYYSPQGMGLIVPKTKDGRVVFMLPWLGKTVAGTTDSPTSITSLPKPHEDEIQFILDTITDYLNIKVRRTDVLSAWSGIRPLAMDPTAKNTENMSRDHIVLEDCPGLVTITGGKWTTYRSMAEDAVDAAIKSGKLKPSNDCVTQKLQLVGSYGWDPSSFAALAQQYVRVKKTHGGKMVPGTMDTAAAKHLSHAYGSMADRVATIAQEEGLGKRLAHGHPFLEAEVAYCARNEYCESAVDFIARRCRIAFLDTNAAEKALKHVVEILASEHKWGKTRQMQELKMAKEFLQTFKSSKNAH, encoded by the exons ATGTACGCCGCTTCTTTTCGCCGTCTCGCCTCTGGCGTTGCTTTCATCGCCACTGCATCTGGTGGCGCTGTTTTGTCGCTTGCCTCCAGCGACAAAGACCGTACGATTGTGGAGTCATTAAGGCGTACGATTGGTGATCCTACCGCTTCTGTACCGCCTCGATCCGTTCAAGAATCGGCTCTGAGTGGAGCCAGCTTGTCAAATCCGCTCGATCTCCTCGTCATCGGCGGTGGAGCCACCGGTTCTGGTGTAGCTCTCGACGCCGCCACCCGTGGCCTTCGTGTTGGTCTCGTCGAACGTGATGACTTCTCCTCAGGGACCTCTTCGCGATCAACAAAACTAATTCATGGAG GGGTTCGTTACTTGGAGAAAGCTGTTTTCAATCTTGATTACGGACAGCTTCGGCTTGTGTTTCACGCCCTCGAGGAACGTAAGCAACTGATCGAGAACGCACCGCATCTCTGCCACGCACTCCCCTGCATGACACCTTGTTTCAGCTGGTTCGAAGTTGTCTACTTCTGGATGGGACTGAAAATGTATGACTTGGTGGCCGGACCAAGACTCTTGCATCTCTCCAGATATTACTCTGCTAAACAGTCTGTCGAGCTCTTCCCAACACTCGCGAGTAAAGGGAAAGACAAGAGTACTACTTTGACAGGCACTGTTGTGTACTACGACGGGCAGATGAATGATTCGCGTGTCAATGTTGGTTTGGCATGTACCGCCGCTTTAGCTGGTGCTTCAGTTCTTAACCATGCAGAGGTTGTCTCCCTTATTAGGGATGGTGTTTCTCAGAGAGTAATTGGTGCTCGGATTCGTAACAATCTCTCAG GCAAAGAGTTTGACACCTACGCGAAGGTGGTTGTTAATGCGGCTGGACCATTCTGTGATTCAGTTAGGAAGATGGCTGATGGCGAGTCGAAACCTATGATATGTCCAAGCAGCGGCGTACACATTGTGTTGCCTGACTACTATTCTCCTCAAGGGATGGGGTTGATAGTCCCCAAGACTAAGGATGGTCGAGTTGTGTTTATGTTACCTTGGTTGGGGAAAACAGTAGCAGGCACTACAGACTCTCCCACTTCAATCACTTCGCTTCCAAAACCTCATGAAGATGAGATTCAATTCATACTTGACACAATCACCGACTATCTTAACATCAAG GTTCGACGTACCGATGTTCTTTCGGCTTGGAGTGGTATTCGTCCATTGGCCATGGATCCAACAGCAAAAAACACTGAGAATATGTCCAGAGACCACATTGTTCTGGAGGATTGTCCTGGTCTGGTTACAATTACAGGTGGAAAATGGACTACTTACAGAAG CATGGCGGAAGACGCGGTGGACGCAGCAATCAAATCTGGAAAGCTGAAACCCAGCAACGATTGCGTAACGCAGAAGCTACAGCTTGTGGGCTCTTACGGATGGGACCCATCTTCCTTCGCAGCTCTAGCGCAGCAATACGTGCGCGTGAAGAAAACTCACGGTGGTAAAATGGTTCCGGGGACAATGGACACAGCAGCTGCAAAGCATTTGTCACATGCATATGGGTCAATGGCTGACCGAGTCGCCACCATTGCTCAGGAAGAGGGTCTTGGGAAGAGGCTAGCACACGGTCATCCGTTCCTCGAAGCAGAAGTTGCTTACTGTGCAAGAAACGAGTACTGTGAATCAGCAGTGGATTTCATCGCCAGGAGGTGTAGAATCGCCTTCTTAGATACAAATGCAGCGGAGAAGGCTTTGAAACATGTGGTGGAGATATTAGCGAGTGAACACAAGTGGGGCAAGACGAGGCAGATGCAGGAGTTGAAGATGGCTAAAGAGTTTCTTCAGACTTTCAAGTCTTCCAAAAACGCACACTAA